One Lycium barbarum isolate Lr01 chromosome 5, ASM1917538v2, whole genome shotgun sequence genomic window carries:
- the LOC132640157 gene encoding receptor-like protein kinase HERK 1, producing MKTIMNFAVLQLLILVLSMLCLMICSLGFDPVDNYLINCGSFENTTIGDRVFLADDLTSPQKEFVNTTLKSIPSTYSSSLYQTARILNETTKFTFSIKKQGRVWIRLYFHPFSDENFNLSSAKFSFSAQNFTLIKNFQPLNVSSVKEYTLNITSNSLVLTFTPFPSSFAFVNALEIISLPDELIPISAGTHNLREQALETVARVNMGNFSVLPRNDTSWRSWESDERYLASSNLVQFVSRTRAVKYSTRGGVSRNIAPPAVYGTATRILSDPDPNTSVNVTWSFDVDPGFDYFIRFHFCDIVNGHKDPNRVGGDDHDLIFNVFVNSQIASTYLIDLKNKTSNIVGSPYYMDVVTRLESVRSIGISIGPADVSNAYPEGLLNGLEIMKISNVKGSLDASDADIQSSVPTSKKTRTWLILGSTIGGSIFCIVLVLVSILLCRSRIRTAVDGSTEDKDASIISKSNLGYQFPLVAVKEATNNFSEIMVIGLGGFGKVYKGVLRDNTKVAVKRGFHQSQQGLTEFKTEVEMLSQFRHRHLVSLIGYCNEKEEMIIIYEYMENGTLKDHLYCSDLPNLNWTQRLEICIGSAKGLHYLHTGSNKAIIHRDVKSSNILLDENLRAKVSDFGLSKTGPEIDQTHISTAVKGSFGYLDPEYLTRQQLTDKSDVYSFGVVMFEVLCGRPVIDPTLPKESVNLVERVMKCLRTGESEAIVDPRIAPEITPESLMKFIETGEKCLAEYGADRPTMGEVLWNLEYALKLQGKDEKTKQENEISDNQLDNSVLSTQYSIGSMADLAGVSMSKVFCQMVKSEDKDSRDRC from the coding sequence ATGAAAACCATTATGAATTTTGCAGTACTTCAATTGCTTATTTTGGTATTATCTATGTTGTGTTTGATGATTTGTTCATTAGGATTTGATCCTGTTGATAACTATCTCATAAACTGTGGATCATTTGAAAATACAACTATAGGTGATAGAGTTTTCTTGGCTGATGACTTAACTTCCCCTCAAAAGGAATTTGTTAATACAACTCTAAAGTCCATTCCATCTACCTATAGTTCATCACTTTATCAAACTGCTAGAATTCTCAATGAGACTACCAAATTCACCTTTTCGATCAAGAAACAAGGGCGCGTTTGGATTCGCCTGTATTTTCATCCGTTTTCGGATGAAAATTTCAATCTAAGTTCAGCTAAGTTCTCTTTTTCTGCTCAGAACTTCACTTTGATCAAGAACTTTCAGCCATTGAATGTTTCTTCAGTAAAAGAGTACACTTTGAACATTACTAGCAATAGTCTTGTTCTTACGTTTACGCCTTTTCCTAGCTCGTTCGCATTTGTAAACGCTTTAGAAATCATTTCACTTCCTGATGAGCTCATTCCTATTAGTGCTGGAACTCATAATCTGAGGGAACAAGCACTAGAAACCGTGGCACGGGTGAATATGGGCAATTTTTCAGTATTGCCTCGAAATGATACCTCGTGGCGATCTTGGGAATCCGATGAAAGATACTTAGCAAGCAGCAATCTTGTACAGTTTGTGTCGAGGACTCGAGCTGTGAAGTACAGTACACGAGGAGGGGTTTCTCGGAATATTGCCCCTCCAGCGGTGTACGGGACTGCCACAAGGATCCTTTCGGACCCTGATCCAAATACTTCGGTAAATGTCACGTGGTCGTTTGATGTTGATCCTGGCTTCGATTATTTCATCAGGTTCCACTTTTGTGACATAGTAAATGGCCACAAGGATCCGAACCGAGTAGGTGGCGATGACCATGATCTGATATTCAATGTTTTCGTCAATTCCCAAATTGCGTCGACGTACCTTATTGATCTTAAAAACAAGACGTCAAACATTGTTGGTTCTCCGTATTACATGGATGTTGTCACGAGGTTAGAGAGCGTTCGCAGCATTGGCATTAGCATTGGTCCAGCAGATGTAAGTAATGCGTATCCCGAGGGCCTCCTTAATGGTCTCGAGATCATGAAAATAAGTAATGTCAAAGGCAGTCTTGATGCTTCAGACGCGGATATTCAGTCCTCTGTGCCGACTTCAAAGAAGACTAGAACATGGTTGATTCTTGGATCAACTATTGGAGGATCGATATTTTGCATAGTTTTGGTTTTGGTGTCTATTCTCCTCTGCAGAAGTAGAATACGGACAGCGGTTGATGGCTCAACGGAGGACAAAGATGCCTCTATCATTTCCAAGTCGAATCTGGGGTACCAGTTCCCTCTTGTAGCAGTTAAGGAAGCAACCAATAATTTCAGTGAAATTATGGTTATAGGCTTAGGTGGTTTCGGAAAAGTTTACAAGGGAGTTTTGAGGGATAACACGAAAGTGGCGGTCAAGAGAGGATTTCATCAATCACAACAAGGACTTACCGAGTTCAAGACTGAAGTCGAAATGCTCTCTCAATTTAGACATCGACATTTGGTCTCACTGATCGGTTACTGCAATGAAAAGGAGGAGATGATAATTATTTATGAGTATATGGAGAACGGAACTCTTAAAGATCATCTGTATTGCTCGGACCTTCCGAATTTGAATTGGACACAAAGGCTTGAAATTTGCATTGGATCAGCAAAAGGACTTCACTATCTTCATACGGGTTCTAATAAGGCAATTATTCACCGTGATGTCAAGTCTTCAAATATATTACTTGATGAAAATCTCCGGGCTAAAGTTTCTGATTTTGGACTATCAAAAACTGGTCCGGAGATTGATCAAACACATATTAGTACTGCAgtgaaaggaagttttggataTCTTGATCCGGAGTATTTGACGAGGCAACAACTAACCGATAAATCTGATGTCTATTCCTTTGGTGTTGTAATGTTTGAAGTCTTATGTGGCAGGCCCGTTATTGATCCCACTCTTCCCAAGGAGTCAGTAAATTTGGTTGAACGTGTGATGAAATGTCTAAGGACGGGAGAATCAGAAGCAATCGTTGATCCTAGGATTGCACCCGAGATAACACCAGAGTCCTTGATGAAGTTTATAGAGACTGGTGAGAAATGTTTGGCTGAATATGGTGCAGACAGACCGACTATGGGAGAAGTTTTGTGGAACTTGGAATATGCATTGAAACTTCAAGGGAAAGATGAAAAAACAAAGCAAGAGAACGAGATATCGGACAATCAGTTGGATAACAGTGTCTTAAGTACACAATACAGCATTGGGAGTATGGCTGATCTTGCTGGTGTTTCAATGAGTAAGGTTTTTTGCCAAATGGTAAAATCTGAAGATAAAGACTCACGTGATAGATGTTAG
- the LOC132640158 gene encoding probable membrane-associated kinase regulator 4: protein MENAEILCSCDTVEEDYIDMEVSPNSNLFSQFKNSPSQAREFEFQMFPNCIDKDTTTSPADELFHNGKLLPLHLPFGTTQMVEKLLQNPNKPVYGTRKNDVFDESFSTPLFTTTTNTPTSNTPFESCNISPVESCQISRELNPEEYMFEYSAEETNVFPADDEHAKKSWMRKLKQIKTSSFGSKIKSSRAYLKSFFSKSGCSNEFASKNIDKGPFPIAKEARKEPFGQIQRCGANSKGIKKENDRDQDMRGRHRRSFSGAIKRFSTAKSCSASFSSSTSGSSSASSSNNSNEFQEMHFFKRSSSAYSEIENSIQAAIAHCKNSQQQFNSRKTISDIGVCSLSASEEINEEQERPGLCRG, encoded by the coding sequence ATGGAAAATGCAGAAATTCTTTGTTCGTGTGACACTGTAGAAGAAGATTACATAGACATGGAAGTTAGTCCAAATTCAAACTTATTTTCTCAATTCAAAAACTCCCCTTCTCAAGCTAGAGAATTTGAATTCCAAATGTTTCCTAATTGTATTGATAAAGATACAACAACTTCACCAGCTGATGAACTATTCCATAATGGTAAACTCCTCCCACTCCACCTCCCTTTTGGTACAACACAAATGGTAGAGAAATTACTTCAAAATCCTAATAAACCTGTTTATGGAACCCGAAAAAACGATGTTTTTGATGAGTCTTTTAGTACCCCTTTATTCACAACAACTACTAATACTCCTACGAGTAACACTCCGTTTGAATCCTGCAATATCTCTCCCGTTGAGTCCTGTCAAATTAGCAGGGAACTCAATCCGGAAGAATACATGTTCGAATATTCAGCAGAAGAAACTAACGTATTTCCAGCAGACGACGAACATGCAAAAAAGTCATGGATGAGAAAACTCAAGCAAATAAAGACTTCCTCTTTTGGCTCGAAAATTAAGTCTTCCCGGGCTTATCTTAAGTCTTTCTTTTCTAAATCTGGTTGCTCGAACGAGTTTGCTTCAAAAAACATCGACAAAGGGCCTTTCCCAATAGCTAAAGAAGCTAGGAAAGAGCCATTTGGGCAAATTCAGAGATGTGGTGCAAATTCAAAAGGGATCAAAAAAGAAAATGATCGCGATCAAGATATGAGAGGTCGACATAGAAGGTCATTCTCAGGAGCTATTAAGAGATTTTCAACAGCTAAATCATGTTCGGCTTCATTTTCATCGTCTACTTCTGGCTCCTCATCAGCTTCAAGCTCGAATAATTCGAATGAATTTCAAGAGATGCACTTCTTCAAGAGAAGCAGCAGTGCATATTCAGAGATAGAGAACTCAATTCAAGCAGCAATTGCTCATTGCAAAAATTCTCAGCAGCAGTTCAATTCAAGAAAGACAATAAGTGATATTGGAGTTTGTTCATTGTCAGCTTCTGAAGAGATcaatgaagaacaagaaagacCTGGACTCTGCAGGGGATAA
- the LOC132640159 gene encoding uncharacterized protein LOC132640159: MVRIHVKHVDSEFLYDTETTSTIDEIAKHIIEIANLQSEIQFLSLKFKPHFSKLQNDPKVMPLVRALSEATSYASKDQVIHNKPLSLYVLRDHTRSIEKEFLVTYSVMGLPSSDLQHFLSDLQLLEENTVQLLWAGKELTKGKKLCDFIGRNEKTKIVISLQSPIPAPASLSGGEKS; encoded by the exons ATGGTACGCATACATGTGAAGCACGTTGATAGCGAGTTTCTGTACGACACTGAAACTACTTCAACAATTGATGAAATCGCTAAACACATTATCGAAATCGCCAATCTCCAATCTGAAATTCAGTTCCTCTCCCTCAAATTCAAGCCTCATTTCTCCAAGCTTCAAAATGATCCTAAAG TGATGCCTCTGGTTAGAGCCCTCTCCGAAGCTACATCGTATGCTTCAAAG GACCAGGTTATACATAACAAGCCTCTATCACTTTATGTACTAAGAGATCACACAAGAAGCATTGAGAAGGAATTCTTGGTAACATATTCAGTAATGGGATTACCAAGTTCCGATTTACAGCATTTCTTGTCAG ACTTGCAGCTCCTTGAAGAAAATACAGTGCAACTTTTATGGGCAGGAAAAGAGCTCACCAAAGGGAAAAAGTTGTGTGACTTTATAGGAAGAAATGAGAAGACAAAG ATCGTAATCAGCCTGCAGTCACCTATTCCAGCCCCTGCATCACTTtctg GTGGAGAAAAATCTTGA
- the LOC132640160 gene encoding ankyrin repeat-containing protein ITN1 — protein MASPVEEGDRDIEKGLITPTPSQNPLAEPSPTPSPSSATAPALVLSNSGKRIDQAGKKKYVKQVTGRHNDTELHLAAQKGDLAAVKQILNDIDTQMVGTLSGDDFNQEVAEIRASVVNEVNELGETAVFTAAAKGYLEVLKELLKYCNKETLTKKNRSGFDPLHIAASYGHHGIVQLLLEHDTGLSKTFGPSNATPLITAASKGHISVVNELLSKDCSLLEISRSNGKNALHLAARQGHVEIVKALLDRDPQLARRTDKKGQTALHMAVKGISCEAVILLLQADAAIVMLPDKFGNTALHIATRKKRAEIVRELLCLPDSNVNALNRDHKTALDIAEDLPLSEESAEIKECLHKYGAVRANELNQPRDELRKTVSQIKKDIHTQLEQTKRTNKNVHGIAKELRKLHREGINNATNSVTVVAVLFATVAFAAIFTVPGGDDDNGVAVVVTSASFKIFFIFNALALFTSLAVVVVQITLVRGETKAERRVVEVINKLMWLASVCTSVAFMASSYIVVGRKYKWAATLVTAVGGIIMAGVLGTMTYYVVRSRKKRSIRKKEKHARSGSNSWYHHSEFSNSDIDRIYAL, from the exons ATGGCTTCTCCTGTGGAAGAAG GTGATAGAGACATCGAGAAAGGATTGATTACTCCAACGCCAAGCCAGAACCCTCTAGCTGAGCCATCACCAACCCCGTCTCCATCTTCAGCAACAGCACCAGCTCTAGTGCTTTCCAATTCTGGCAAGAGAATCGACCAAGCAGGGAAAAAGAAATACGTAAAACAGGTGACGGGAAGGCACAATGACACTGAGCTTCATTTAGCAGCTCAGAAAGGTGATCTAGCAGCAGTGAAGCAGATACTTAATGATATTGATACCCAAATGGTGGGGACGCTGAGTGGCGATGACTTCAATCAAGAGGTTGCGGAGATCAGAGCATCGGTAGTAAATGAAGTGAATGAATTGGGAGAGACGGCGGTCTTTACAGCAGCAGCAAAGGGATATCTTGAGGTGTTGAAAGAATTATTGAAGTACTGCAACAAGGAAACTCTTACTAAGAAGAATCGGTCCGGATTTGATCCTTTGCATATAGCTGCAAGTTATGGACACCATG GAATCGTCCAATTGCTGTTAGAGCATGATACCGGACTAAGTAAAACATTTGGCCCTTCAAATGCAACCCCTCTTATAACTGCTGCCTCAAAGGGACATATTTCAGTAGTCAATGAACTGCTGTCAAAGGATTGCAGCTTACTGGAAATTTCTAGGTCCAATGGTAAAAACGCATTGCATTTAGCTGCCAGACAAGGGCACGTGGAAATTGTCAAGGCCTTGCTTGACAGAGATCCACAATTGGCAAGGAGGACAGACAAGAAAGGACAAACTGCATTGCATATGGCTGTAAAGGGGATTAGCTGTGAGGCTGTGATATTGCTTCTCCAGGCTGATGCTGCTATAGTTATGCTGCCAGACAAGTTTGGCAACACAGCATTACACATAGCCACGCGGAAAAAGCGTGCTGAG ATAGTTAGAGAGTTGCTATGCCTGCCTGATAGTAATGTGAATGCACTCAACAGAGATCACAAAACAGCTCTTGACATAGCTGAAGATCTTCCGCTCTCTGAGGAATCCGCGGAAATAAAGGAGTGTTTACACAAATACGGAGCTGTTAGAGCTAATGAATTGAATCAACCAAGGGATGAGTTGAGGAAAACTGTGAGTCAAATCAAGAAAGATATTCACACACAGCTCGAACAAACTAAGAGGACAAATAAAAATGTCCACGGAATTGCTAAAGAGCTTAGAAAGCTCCACCGAGAAGGGATCAATAATGCAACGAATTCCGTGACTGTCGTTGCTGTTCTCTTTGCCACAGTTGCCTTTGCTGCTATTTTTACTGTCCCTGGAGGTGATGATGATAACGGAGTGGCTGTGGTTGTGACCAGCGCTTCTTTCAAGATCTTTTTCATCTTCAACGCCCTTGCACTTTTTACATCTCTTGCTGTTGTCGTAGTTCAGATTACGTTGGTTAGAGGAGAAACAAAGGCAGAAAGAAGAGTGGTCGAGGTAATTAACAAACTCATGTGGTTGGCTTCCGTCTGCACTTCAGTGGCATTTATGGCATCTTCGTATATAGTGGTCGGTCGCAAGTACAAGTGGGCTGCAACATTGGTAACGGCGGTAGGGGGGATCATAATGGCCGGGGTTCTTGGAACCATGACTTACTATGTGGTAAGGTCAAGGAAGAAAAGATCCATAAGGAAGAAGGAAAAACATGCAAGAAGTGGCTCCAACTCATGGTACCACCACTCCGAGTTCTCTAATTCTGATATCGACAGGATTTACGCCCTTTGA
- the LOC132642198 gene encoding exocyst complex component EXO70H1, with protein MAILDMSKREPSSTSTPRRAKKSLFSFTKTNSSLSSFSGHIPPQKPSQTFSRSIMEENIDNAETITKKWDHKESQSEEFSSLFQQDRKEAKDFIQCVKDLKRAMHFLVTEHSTCNKLVLAQNLMQIAMKRLEKEFYQILSTNKDNLDPESVSKSSQSSHLTRSTSVDSQEACESTDSGDEIQAMSDLKLIADCMIASGYAKECWKIYKIIRKSVVDEGLYRLGIEPRSLSQINAMKPNVLEHQIKNWIDAIKVAIKTLFHGERLLCDYVFSTSETIRETSFSDLAKEGGIILFKFPELIAKTKKSPERIFVLMDLHETITELLPEIESIFSYESIKAVKIQAQASLDKLKSSILTILSDFELSIQKNSLKTPVPGGGIHPLTNSVMDYIASLANYSGVLSDIIPDSATSAQSSFPETYETPKSSAVSARLAWIVLVLLCKLDTRAELYNDIALSYLFLANNIQFVVERVRVSALKCILGDEWILNLERKVKLYSTKYENVAWNKVFLCLPESLDPSLPPDTIKGHFRRFNELFEESYRRQKSWVVPDGKLRDEIKVSIARKLVPAYRDFYDYYMVALSGQNNLEVLVRFSPDNIGNCLSDLFHENVRSGSLLSSTSLPNSCVWQCIS; from the coding sequence ATGGCAATTCTTGACATGTCTAAGAGAGAACCATCATCAACATCGACCCCACGGAGAGCCAAGAAGAGCCTATTTTCTTTCACCAAAACGAACTCGTCCCTTTCTTCCTTTTCTGGTCATATACCTCCTCAGAAACCTTCGCAAACATTCTCCCGATCAATCATGGAGGAAAACATTGATAACGCCGAGACCATTACCAAAAAATGGGATCATAAGGAATCCCAGTCCGAGGAATTCTCTTCACTTTTTCAACAAGACAGAAAAGAAGCCAAAGACTTCATCCAATGTGTCAAAGACTTAAAAAGAGCCATGCACTTTCTTGTTACTGAGCATTCAACTTGTAACAAACTTGTGCTAGCACAAAACTTGATGCAAATAGCCATGAAAAGACTAGAGAAAGAATTCTACCAAATTTTGTCAACAAACAAGGACAATTTAGATCCCGAATCAGTGTCTAAGTCTAGTCAATCCTCTCACTTAACGCGGTCAACTTCAGTTGATTCGCAAGAAGCATGCGAATCAACTGACTCCGGAGATGAGATTCAGGCTATGTCTGATCTAAAATTGATCGCGGATTGTATGATCGCCTCTGGCTATGCAAAAGAGTGTTGGAAAATCTACAAAATTATCAGAAAGTCAGTTGTAGACGAAGGGCTATATCGTCTTGGAATTGAACCGCGTAGCTTATCCCAAATTAACGCGATGAAACCAAATGTTCTCGAGCATCAAATCAAAAATTGGATCGATGCAATAAAAGTCGCGATAAAAACACTCTTCCACGGAGAGAGACTTCTATGCGATTATGTATTTTCAACCTCCGAAACAATCAGAGAAACAAGTTTTAGTGATCTAGCTAAAGAAGGCGGAATCATTCTGTTTAAATTTCCAGAGCTTATTGCAAAAACCAAAAAATCACCTGAAAGGATTTTTGTTCTAATGGATTTACACGAAACAATCACGGAACTCTTACCCGAGATCGAATCAATCTTTTCGTATGAATCGATTAAAGCAGTCAAAATTCAAGCCCAAGCCTCTCTTGACAAACTTAAATCCTCAATCCTAACAATTCTCTCCGATTTCGAGTTATCAATCCAGAAAAATTCCTTAAAAACACCAGTTCCAGGTGGCGGAATTCATCCGTTAACCAATTCTGTTATGGATTATATAGCTTCATTGGCAAACTATAGTGGAGTTCTCTCTGATATCATACCTGACTCAGCCACATCAGCGCAATCCTCATTTCCTGAAACTTACGAGACGCCAAAAAGTTCAGCAGTATCTGCTAGACTTGCTTGGATCGTCCTCGTTCTTCTTTGCAAACTCGATACCAGAGCTGAGCTGTACAACGATATCGCCTTATCGTATCTCTTCTTAGCTAATAATATCCAATTCGTAGTCGAGAGGGTTCGTGTAAGTGCCCTGAAGTGCATTTTAGGAGATGAATGGATATTGAACCTGGAGAGAAAGGTAAAGTTGTATTCAACAAAATACGAAAATGTGGCTTGGAATAAGGTGTTTTTGTGCCTGCCTGAAAGTTTGGATCCCTCGTTGCCACCCGATACGATAAAGGGACATTTCAGACGATTCAATGAATTGTTTGAAGAATCGTATCGGAGACAGAAATCTTGGGTGGTTCCTGATGGGAAACTACGAGACGAAATCAAAGTGTCGATTGCAAGAAAATTGGTGCCTGCTTATAGGGATTTTTATGATTACTATATGGTAGCGTTGAGTGGGCAAAACAATTTGGAGGTTTTAGTGAGATTTTCACCTGATAATATAGGGAATTGCTTGTCTGATCTGTTTCATGAAAATGTGAGGTCAGGGAGTTTATTGTCGTCAACATCATTGCCAAACTCATGTGTTTGGCAATGTATTTCTTAA